Proteins encoded together in one Paramagnetospirillum magnetotacticum MS-1 window:
- a CDS encoding ribbon-helix-helix domain-containing protein — protein sequence MNWQDRQGMIADLNTRIELKRLADKAFERDDGPLMAILEVAINTLDERLADPQTYTREEAPRKRPVTLICRNIRVKGKRTSVKLENEFWSALEVMADEAHCAVDDLCETARRRYEASSLTSAIRVFVLNSNMNNQPQQPVTA from the coding sequence CAAGGCATGATCGCCGACCTCAACACCCGCATCGAGCTCAAGCGTCTGGCCGACAAGGCGTTCGAACGTGATGACGGGCCCCTGATGGCGATCCTCGAGGTCGCCATCAACACCTTGGACGAGCGGCTCGCCGATCCGCAGACCTATACCCGTGAGGAAGCACCGCGCAAACGACCGGTGACGCTCATCTGCCGCAATATCCGGGTCAAGGGCAAGCGAACCAGCGTCAAACTGGAGAACGAATTTTGGAGCGCCCTGGAAGTGATGGCCGACGAAGCCCATTGCGCTGTCGATGATCTGTGCGAGACCGCCCGGCGGCGCTACGAGGCCAGCAGCCTGACCTCGGCCATCCGGGTCTTCGTCCTCAACAGCAATATGAACAACCAGCCGCAACAACCGGTTACGGCGTAA